In a genomic window of Pangasianodon hypophthalmus isolate fPanHyp1 chromosome 1, fPanHyp1.pri, whole genome shotgun sequence:
- the tmem42a gene encoding transmembrane protein 42a: MLAGLMYALLAGLFGALASSSAKLSLGASYLKELCDTAVRTWAEEEEDSLTPGVHTTACDWVHIPLRLVCGLLLFSSNAVMWTFFSKALRHSSSSARATVTTTASNFISSAFLGHVIFGESHALLWWVGISLTLLGLFILHGSSLKKQQLDVKKDD, encoded by the exons ATGCTGGCTGGCTTGATGTACGCCTTGTTAGCCGGATTGTTTGGTGCTCTCGCGTCCTCATCTGCAAAGTTATCTCTGGGTGCTAGTTATCTTAAAGAGCTGTGCGACACTGCTGTCAGAACATgggctgaggaggaggaggacagtTTAACCCCTGGTGTCCACACTACAGCTTGTGACTGG GTCCACATTCCTCTGAGACTGGTGTGTGGCCTCCTGCTGTTCAGCTCCAATGCTGTGATGTGGACCTTCTTCTCCAAAGCTCTGCGACATTCCTCGTCTTCGGCTCGGGCTACTGTAACCACTACTGCGTCTAATTTCATCTCCTCT GCATTCCTTGGACATGTGATCTTTGGAGAAAGCCATGCCCTGTTGTGGTGGGTTGGCATCTCACTCACCTTGTTGGGGCTCTTCATCTTGCATGGATCATCTCTCAAGAAGCAACAGTTAGATGTGAAAAAGGATGACTGA
- the zdhhc3a gene encoding palmitoyltransferase ZDHHC3-A isoform X1 — protein MRSPVPRFRDVEKQASSLQPVQCVPPCHDRQSTMWFVRDACGIVCGVITWLLVFFADFVVLFVMLIPSKNLTYSLMNGAVFNSLAFLALASHFRAMCTDPGAVPKGNATKEYIESLQLKPGQVVYKCPKCCSIKPDRAHHCSVCKRCIRKMDHHCPWVNNCVGENNQKYFVLFTMYIALISLHALVMVVLHFLYCFEDDWTKCSTFSPPATVILLILLCFEGLLFLIFTSVMFGTQVHSICTDETGIERLKRETPTWEKTSCWEAMKLAFGGPFSLAWFSPFSDLSCRTNDSSNIPEAPQGEIIAEDVIEIPLQH, from the exons ATGAGAAGCCCAGTACCTCGGTTCAGGGACGTCGAGAAGCAGGCGAGCAGCTTGCAACCTGTGcagtgtgttcctccctgtcatGACAGACAGAGCACCATGTGGTTTGTTCGGGACGCCTGtggaattgtctgtggtgttaTCACATGGCTGCTTGTTTTCTTTGCGGACTTTGTCGTGCTGTTTGTCATGCTGATTCCATCCAAGAACCTCACCTATAGCTTGATGAACGGTGCAGTCTTTAACAGCCTCGCCTTTCTGGCTTTGGCATCCCATTTCAGGGCCATGTGCACAGATCCG ggTGCTGTACCCAAAGGAAATGCCACAAAAGAATACATAGAAAGCTTGCAGCTGAAGCCAGGTCAGGTGGTGTACAAATGTCCTAAATGCTGCAGCATCAAGCCTGACCGAGCTCACCACTGCAG TGTCTGCAAAAGATGTATTCGAAAGATGGACCACCACTGCCCATGGGTTAACAACTGTGTTGGTGAAAATAACCAGAAGTACTTTGTGCTCTTCACG ATGTACATTGCACTCATCTCTTTGCATGCCTTGGTCATGGTGGTTCTCCATTTTTTGTACTGCTTTGAAGATGATTGGACAA AATGCAGTACCTTCTCACCTCCAGCAACagtcatcctcctcatcctcctgtGCTTTGAGGGTCTCCTCTTTCTCATCTTCACCTCTGTGATGTTTGGCACCCAAGTCCATTCCATCTGTACGGATGAGACG GGTATTGAGCGACTAAAAAGAGAGACTCCAACATGGGAGAAGACTTCATGCTGGGAGGCCATGAAATTAGCGTTTGGCGGTCCTTTCTCTCTGGCGTGGTTCAGCCCCTTCTCTGACCTTTCCTGTAGGACAAATGACTCATCCAACATCCCTGAAGCCCCACAAGGGGAAATAATAGCAGAGGATGTCATTGAAATCCCATTACAACATTAA
- the zdhhc3a gene encoding palmitoyltransferase ZDHHC3-A isoform X2, producing the protein MRSPVPRFRDVEKQASSLQPVQCVPPCHDRQSTMWFVRDACGIVCGVITWLLVFFADFVVLFVMLIPSKNLTYSLMNGAVFNSLAFLALASHFRAMCTDPGAVPKGNATKEYIESLQLKPGQVVYKCPKCCSIKPDRAHHCSVCKRCIRKMDHHCPWVNNCVGENNQKYFVLFTMYIALISLHALVMVVLHFLYCFEDDWTKCSTFSPPATVILLILLCFEGLLFLIFTSVMFGTQVHSICTDETGIEQLKKEERRWAKKTKWMNMKAVFGHPFSIAWFSPFSTPDHGKADPYQYVV; encoded by the exons ATGAGAAGCCCAGTACCTCGGTTCAGGGACGTCGAGAAGCAGGCGAGCAGCTTGCAACCTGTGcagtgtgttcctccctgtcatGACAGACAGAGCACCATGTGGTTTGTTCGGGACGCCTGtggaattgtctgtggtgttaTCACATGGCTGCTTGTTTTCTTTGCGGACTTTGTCGTGCTGTTTGTCATGCTGATTCCATCCAAGAACCTCACCTATAGCTTGATGAACGGTGCAGTCTTTAACAGCCTCGCCTTTCTGGCTTTGGCATCCCATTTCAGGGCCATGTGCACAGATCCG ggTGCTGTACCCAAAGGAAATGCCACAAAAGAATACATAGAAAGCTTGCAGCTGAAGCCAGGTCAGGTGGTGTACAAATGTCCTAAATGCTGCAGCATCAAGCCTGACCGAGCTCACCACTGCAG TGTCTGCAAAAGATGTATTCGAAAGATGGACCACCACTGCCCATGGGTTAACAACTGTGTTGGTGAAAATAACCAGAAGTACTTTGTGCTCTTCACG ATGTACATTGCACTCATCTCTTTGCATGCCTTGGTCATGGTGGTTCTCCATTTTTTGTACTGCTTTGAAGATGATTGGACAA AATGCAGTACCTTCTCACCTCCAGCAACagtcatcctcctcatcctcctgtGCTTTGAGGGTCTCCTCTTTCTCATCTTCACCTCTGTGATGTTTGGCACCCAAGTCCATTCCATCTGTACGGATGAGACG GGTATAGAGCAGttgaaaaaggaagagagaagatgggctaaaaaaactaaatggaTGAACATGAAGGCGGTATTTGGACACCCCTTCTCAATAGCATGGTTTAGTCCGTTTTCTACACCTGACCACGGGAAAGCTGACCCCTACCAGTACGTGGTCTGA
- the ebag9 gene encoding receptor-binding cancer antigen expressed on SiSo cells, translated as MAVTQFRLFKICTCIASILSFFKRLICRTGRSRKRSGDQITLPTTVDFSSVPKQPEIEEWSSWDEEAPTSIKIEGGNGAVPSQQNQVEDEEPDYFKDMAPTIRKTQKIVLKKREPVNFSLPDTPTSFSSRLAATQDMSFIQPSAELGDLETWQEDTNAWEDESDASWEAEEVLRQQKMAEREKRAMEQQRRKMEKEAQRMMKKEQKIAVKLS; from the exons ATGGCTGTGACTCAGTTTCGCCTGTTTAAGATCTGCACATGCATAGCATCCATCCTGTCATTCTTTAAAAGGCTCATATGCAG aACTGGGAGATCACGCAAGCGAAGTGGTGATCAGATCACTCTCCCTACTACTGTTGATTTTTCCTCTGTACCTAAACAG CCAGAGATTGAGGAGTGGAGTTCATGGGATGAAGAGGCTCCCACGAGTATAAAGATCGAGGGAGGTAATGGAGCTGTTCCATCCCAGCAGAACCAGGTGGAGGATGAAGAGCCAGATTATTTCAAAGACATGGCTCCTACTATCAGGAAAACACAAAAA ATTGTCTTGAAGAAAAGGGAGCCTGTGAATTTCTCTCTCCCTGATACACCTACGAGCTTCTCCAGCAGACTGGCAGCCACTCAGGATATGTCCTTTATCCAGCCTTCA GCAGAACTGGGAGACCTGGAAACCTGGCAGGAGGACACTAATGCCTGGGAGGATGAGTCTGATGCTTCATGGGAGGCAGAAGAAGTGTTAAG GCAGCAGAAGATGGCAGAGAGGGAGAAACGTGCCATGGAACAGCAGAGGaggaaaatggagaaagagGCACAGAGAATGATGAAGAAGGAGCAAAAGATAGCAGTAAAGCTTTCTTAA